The proteins below are encoded in one region of Maribacter aestuarii:
- a CDS encoding DUF1553 domain-containing protein has product MAYNDLPDVIDFNFHVKPILSDRCYTCHGPDANSRKAGLRLDIEENAFATLESRNTAFVKGSPGSSESIRRILSSDPEVQMPPPESNLSLSKTEKAILIKWIEQGANWKKHWAFLQLEKPNIPKVENDSWPHHNEIDQFIQDKLQQTDLEPSQEADKERLLRRVTMDLTGLPPTINEIDAFISDDNVDAYEKLVDRLLSTDANAERLALDWMDLSRYADSHGLHADGARLMWPWRDWVIEAFKNNMPYDQFVTWQLAGDLLPNSSKEQKLATAFNRNHPMTAEGGAIEEEFRLNYVFDRTETVGTAFLGLTVACAKCHDHKFDPISQEDYFKMTAFFNNIKELGMTGDDGNYGPMLALPDKDTEKKLKNLEEIINKKEGKLLLTQKELSNLDTYIKNLPPNFKEKQLLDYYPLDNLTKNSKGHVADNNRNATTREAPELVPGVKDRAFEFDGEYDDLNLHNIPNFEWTDAFSISLWMNTTKREAGKTQTLIGTSGDKNNFWRGWDLYLDSLNHLNARLIHSLPHNYIHVRSKDSIKINEWKHVAFTYNGSSKAKDIKLYIDGELAAVEIGFDNLYKSIKTIRSGNHSAFDAPVRVAKSYRGFTGENGNFLGKIDEIRIYQRTLSPQEIKRLGILDDSNENLPVDKSFWVQQSNEIKDLQEELKHLRGQWLKTMNPVMEVMVMEEMPHKRKAFLYNRGDYEQPSYEVKANTPSILPEFSPEFPKNRLGLSEWLFSKENPLTARVTVNRYWQLLFGKGLVDTPTDFGVQGSLPTHPELLDWLASSFRDSNWNVRALLKTMVMSHTYKQSSVVPEELKQKDPGNNYLARSNSYRLPAEMIRDNALAASGLLVPIVGGKSVKPYQPADLWIEKTSFSHELLRYKESKGDSLYRRSLYTFIRRTQPHPAMIAFDSPSREVCTINRENTNTPLQALVLLNDKQFVEASKILAERAQKEGGDTLEDQIAFAFRLALTRKPKKSELGLLLELFEHQERRFGDNPSEVSELLSVGEKLVDNSLDKTKTAAMTIVANTLLNHDEAYTKR; this is encoded by the coding sequence ATGGCCTATAACGACTTACCGGATGTTATTGATTTTAACTTTCATGTTAAGCCAATATTATCGGACCGTTGTTATACTTGCCATGGACCTGATGCTAATTCAAGAAAAGCAGGATTACGACTCGATATTGAAGAAAATGCTTTTGCTACCCTAGAAAGCAGAAATACCGCCTTCGTGAAAGGGAGTCCGGGCAGTAGTGAAAGTATCCGTAGGATACTAAGCAGTGACCCAGAGGTCCAAATGCCTCCCCCAGAATCTAATTTATCACTTTCTAAAACGGAAAAGGCAATCCTTATTAAATGGATTGAACAAGGTGCAAATTGGAAAAAGCATTGGGCATTTCTTCAATTGGAAAAACCAAATATCCCTAAGGTTGAAAATGACTCATGGCCGCATCATAATGAAATCGATCAATTTATACAGGATAAACTTCAACAGACCGATTTAGAACCATCGCAAGAGGCGGACAAAGAAAGGTTGTTACGCAGGGTTACCATGGACCTTACGGGATTACCACCTACGATAAATGAAATTGACGCATTTATTTCAGATGATAATGTGGATGCCTATGAAAAGTTAGTGGACCGCCTTTTAAGTACGGATGCAAATGCCGAACGATTGGCCTTGGATTGGATGGATCTATCACGATACGCGGATTCACATGGGTTACATGCAGATGGAGCCCGATTAATGTGGCCTTGGCGAGATTGGGTCATTGAGGCTTTTAAAAATAATATGCCGTATGACCAATTCGTCACTTGGCAACTCGCAGGAGATCTTTTGCCAAATTCTTCCAAAGAGCAGAAATTAGCTACTGCATTCAACAGAAACCACCCTATGACTGCAGAGGGTGGAGCAATAGAAGAAGAGTTTAGGTTAAACTATGTTTTTGACCGTACAGAAACTGTCGGCACCGCATTTCTAGGCCTAACCGTTGCATGCGCAAAATGTCATGACCACAAATTTGACCCTATTTCACAAGAGGATTATTTTAAAATGACAGCCTTCTTTAATAATATAAAAGAATTAGGCATGACCGGGGATGATGGCAATTATGGGCCTATGCTGGCGCTTCCGGATAAAGACACCGAAAAAAAACTGAAAAACTTGGAGGAAATTATTAATAAAAAAGAGGGTAAACTTCTTTTAACTCAAAAAGAACTTTCAAATTTAGATACCTATATTAAAAATCTACCTCCAAATTTTAAAGAAAAGCAACTATTAGATTACTATCCATTAGACAATCTTACCAAGAACAGCAAAGGCCATGTTGCGGATAACAATAGAAATGCGACTACCAGAGAAGCTCCTGAGCTTGTTCCAGGGGTTAAGGACAGGGCCTTTGAGTTTGATGGAGAATATGATGACCTCAACCTTCATAATATTCCAAATTTTGAATGGACCGATGCTTTTTCCATAAGTCTTTGGATGAATACCACGAAAAGGGAAGCCGGAAAAACACAGACCCTGATAGGTACTTCTGGGGATAAAAATAATTTTTGGAGAGGATGGGACCTTTATTTGGACAGTCTAAATCATCTCAATGCTAGGCTTATTCATTCACTACCTCATAACTACATTCATGTACGATCCAAGGATTCCATAAAAATCAATGAATGGAAACATGTTGCTTTTACTTACAACGGTTCGTCAAAGGCAAAAGATATCAAGTTATATATTGATGGTGAGTTGGCAGCAGTGGAAATCGGTTTTGATAATTTATACAAAAGCATTAAGACAATAAGAAGTGGTAACCATTCAGCTTTTGACGCCCCGGTCAGGGTAGCAAAAAGTTATAGAGGTTTTACGGGAGAAAATGGAAATTTTTTAGGAAAGATTGATGAAATCAGAATTTATCAGAGGACCTTATCCCCTCAAGAGATAAAAAGGCTAGGAATTTTAGACGATAGTAATGAGAATTTACCTGTAGACAAATCATTTTGGGTACAACAATCCAATGAAATTAAAGACCTACAAGAAGAACTTAAACATTTAAGGGGGCAATGGCTAAAGACCATGAATCCAGTTATGGAAGTAATGGTCATGGAAGAAATGCCGCACAAAAGAAAGGCATTCCTATACAATAGAGGTGATTATGAACAGCCTTCTTATGAAGTCAAGGCGAATACTCCGTCTATACTTCCGGAATTCTCTCCTGAATTTCCAAAAAATAGATTGGGCTTATCCGAATGGCTTTTTTCAAAAGAGAATCCTCTGACCGCTAGAGTGACTGTAAATAGGTATTGGCAGTTATTGTTCGGAAAGGGATTGGTGGATACACCTACAGATTTTGGAGTCCAGGGTTCCCTTCCAACACACCCAGAACTATTGGATTGGCTCGCGAGTTCTTTCAGGGATAGCAACTGGAATGTAAGAGCGTTACTCAAAACAATGGTAATGTCACACACCTATAAACAGTCTTCTGTTGTACCTGAGGAACTCAAACAGAAGGATCCAGGCAATAATTATCTCGCAAGGAGTAACTCGTACAGGTTACCTGCAGAAATGATACGGGACAACGCCTTGGCCGCAAGTGGCCTGTTGGTTCCTATTGTAGGAGGCAAAAGCGTTAAACCATATCAACCAGCCGATTTATGGATAGAGAAAACTAGTTTTTCCCACGAATTATTGAGATATAAGGAATCTAAAGGAGATAGTTTGTATCGCAGGAGTCTATATACCTTCATACGTAGAACACAACCACATCCCGCGATGATAGCATTTGATTCTCCCTCAAGGGAAGTATGTACCATAAACAGAGAAAATACGAATACACCTTTACAAGCCTTAGTGTTATTAAACGACAAACAGTTTGTGGAAGCTTCAAAAATTCTCGCTGAACGAGCACAGAAAGAAGGAGGTGATACCTTAGAAGATCAGATTGCCTTTGCGTTTAGATTAGCACTAACCCGCAAACCAAAAAAGTCAGAATTAGGCTTGCTTCTAGAACTTTTTGAACATCAAGAGAGGAGGTTTGGAGATAACCCCAGCGAAGTTTCGGAACTGTTGTCAGTAGGAGAAAAACTGGTCGATAATTCCTTAGATAAAACAAAAACAGCGGCCATGACCATCGTTGCTAATACCCTGTTAAACCATGATGAGGCCTATACCAAAAGATAA
- a CDS encoding DUF1501 domain-containing protein: MCDNHNKNYTRRDFLTKTTLGMGALSLGAMIDPTSIFGNAPKGIPTDFGTGGVLGQPHFAPKAKRIIYLFQSGAPSQLDLFDYKPLLNKMQGQDLPESVHGGQRLTGMTSGQASLPLAGTLSKFNQYGDSGAWMTNLMPYTSKIVDELCFIKSMYTEAINHDPAITFIQTGSQLPGRPSMGSWLSYGLGTDNKNLPEFVVLVTKGKTGGQPLYSRLWGNGFLPSQHQGVQFRAGKDPVLYLTNPPGVDAKGRREQLDYLQKLEQLNHNDIGDPEILARMAQYEMAFRMQTSVPEIMDTADEPDYIYDMYGEDSKIPGTFAANALLARRLAERDVKFIQLYHQGWDQHGNLPNALNRQCKDTDQATAALIKDLKQRGMLEDTLVIWGGEFGRTNYSQGQLTATNFGRDHHGKCFTIFMAGAGIKGGVTLGATDDFGFNITQRPVHVHDFQATVMHLLGIDHERLTFKFQGRRYRLTDVHGEVVKEILA, encoded by the coding sequence ATGTGCGATAATCACAACAAAAATTATACCCGTAGGGATTTTCTAACCAAAACCACACTGGGTATGGGTGCGTTGTCACTCGGTGCAATGATAGATCCAACGAGTATTTTTGGGAATGCTCCTAAGGGAATACCGACGGATTTTGGAACGGGCGGTGTTTTAGGGCAACCCCATTTTGCGCCAAAAGCCAAGAGAATAATCTATTTGTTCCAGAGTGGCGCCCCGTCTCAATTGGATTTGTTCGATTATAAACCCCTTCTGAACAAGATGCAGGGTCAAGATTTACCGGAAAGCGTTCATGGAGGTCAGCGTTTAACAGGAATGACTTCGGGGCAGGCTTCCCTTCCTCTAGCGGGCACGTTGTCCAAATTCAATCAGTATGGTGATAGCGGAGCCTGGATGACCAATTTAATGCCGTATACCTCCAAAATCGTTGATGAGCTTTGTTTCATAAAATCGATGTACACTGAAGCTATCAACCACGATCCGGCTATTACCTTTATTCAAACCGGTTCTCAATTACCGGGAAGACCATCAATGGGTTCTTGGTTGAGCTATGGTTTGGGAACGGACAACAAAAATCTTCCGGAATTTGTGGTACTAGTTACTAAGGGCAAAACCGGTGGACAACCACTATATTCAAGATTGTGGGGAAATGGTTTCCTTCCTTCTCAACACCAAGGGGTTCAATTCAGAGCTGGAAAAGATCCCGTTTTATATTTGACTAATCCTCCTGGAGTAGATGCTAAAGGAAGAAGAGAGCAATTAGATTATCTTCAAAAATTAGAGCAATTAAATCATAACGATATAGGTGATCCTGAGATATTGGCTAGAATGGCCCAATACGAAATGGCATTTAGAATGCAAACCTCTGTGCCCGAAATTATGGATACGGCCGATGAGCCTGATTACATTTATGACATGTACGGAGAGGATAGCAAAATACCGGGCACATTTGCCGCCAACGCTTTGTTAGCAAGAAGATTAGCGGAACGTGACGTCAAATTCATCCAACTCTATCATCAAGGTTGGGACCAGCACGGGAATCTGCCTAATGCCCTAAACAGACAATGTAAGGATACAGATCAGGCAACGGCTGCCCTTATTAAAGATTTAAAACAGCGAGGTATGCTGGAAGATACTTTAGTAATCTGGGGTGGTGAATTTGGAAGGACCAATTACTCTCAGGGGCAATTGACCGCAACAAATTTTGGAAGGGATCATCACGGTAAGTGTTTTACAATTTTTATGGCCGGAGCAGGTATCAAAGGTGGGGTGACTCTAGGAGCAACAGACGATTTTGGTTTTAATATAACACAGCGTCCTGTCCATGTTCACGATTTTCAGGCTACAGTAATGCATTTATTAGGTATAGACCATGAAAGACTAACTTTTAAATTTCAAGGAAGAAGGTACCGTCTTACGGATGTTCATGGAGAGGTGGTTAAAGAAATCTTAGCCTAG